Genomic segment of Nitrospinota bacterium:
CATCCGATTATTCCAATTGCCAATTTTTTCAATAACAGACCAGACGTAGTCGACCTCAATATTTTTACCATACCAATAAATATATATGTCCAGAAAATTAATAGTACCGCCAGACCTATAATTCCGCTCTCTTGCATGTATTCAAGTATCTCAGAGTGCGCATTTCCAAAATCATTTTCACCAGAGTAAAGTCTTACATCCGGCGACATGAACTCGAAAAACAGGTTATGGGAACTGCCGAGACCGTAACCGACAATCGGGGACGATTTTATGGAAGCTATTGCCGTGTTCCATGAAAACAGTCTCGACATCCATCCTACACCGGAAAATGAATTTACAACTCTGTCATTAAGATTATGAAAATAGCTGGTAAACAACGCCAGAACAAGTACAGCCAGCGCCACTATACCGAGAGAAAAAAACGAAACTTTCTTCAACCACTCCTTATCAGCATAGGTTAATGCTATCGCTAAGAATACGAATATAAATGAAAACATAGAGGCGAATATCGCCGCCCGCGTCATTGTAAAAAAAAGCGCCACCCAACCGACAAGGAGCACGGAGATAAAAAATCTATTCTCTGAATCAAATTCGATCTTCGATACCACCGCCTTCCCTGTCGAGGTTTCAATTTTGCCTGGAAGCGAAAGGGCTAGAAATAGCGGAAGCAGGATATTCAAAAATCCCGCAAAATAATTCGGATTTCCAAACGTCGACATCGGCCTTAAAACCGGAGACCATCTCCCCAGAACAGGGTTGATGCCAAACCTGTCCAGAATAGCCATCACGCCCACGAAGATAACAATAGCACCGAGTACTTTAATCAGAAGTTGCAGATCATCAATCGATTTGAGCAGAGAGTAAAGGATCCCTGCCCACAAAATCAGCGTCAACTGCGCGGTTATCTCGTAGTTGAAATGATAATTGAATTTACCCCCATGAAGCAGCAATCCGGGAAAAGTCGCCATTACCAGCGGCAACAACAATATCCAGATCGCAAAAGGGGAATTTTCAACTTTATTATTGCGTATCGATATTCCGAGCCATAAGGACATCGTAAATACTCCGCCCATCAAGACAAGCAACTTGTAATTATCGTAATAATAAAAACTTTCGGAATATATCATGAATATCAATACAAGTATCAAAGCGGGCAGAAACATTGATGACCCGTAAATTTGCCGGAAAAATGACGTTTGCATCAAACGGTAAAATTACCAGCAGGGAATCGAAAATATCTTCATGTGCCGTGAAGTATGAAAGAGGAGGTATTTCCAGACGAGGCATGAGTAACCACGCAATTTGCCGTCGCTCCTGCCGCTACCGCCTGGGCGTCAAGAGTATAACCATCCGGAACCCCCCCTTCAAGGAGCATCCCCGCCTCATTACAGTTTGAAATGTTTACACAGCCGTTGCCGATGGAACATGCCGCATAGTTGATCGCGCTTGCAGAACCTATAGAGCCTGCCACTGCCTTTACTGCCGCAACCTCGGCGTCGCCGGAAAAGTTTATGAACCGCGGAACAGCTACTGCCGCGAGAACCCCAAGTATGACGATGACCATTACCAGCTCTATCAGTGTGAAGCCGGAATTTGATAATCTGCTAACGCTCTTGAAAATTTCAAGCCTATCTTTGCTAAACTGCCCAACATCATTCATATTATTATTACGATTAGATACACATTTCCATTGCCCTCAAGGAACCCCTCAATCCAGAGCTAAGATTATATCACCTGAATTTCAAATTACATATCTATAACCCCTTCATTCAGTTTTCATATGTTTTGCATGAATATTCCCTTCCTCTTTTCCCAGGTGATTTTGAGTTTAAA
This window contains:
- a CDS encoding type II secretion system GspH family protein, coding for MNDVGQFSKDRLEIFKSVSRLSNSGFTLIELVMVIVILGVLAAVAVPRFINFSGDAEVAAVKAVAGSIGSASAINYAACSIGNGCVNISNCNEAGMLLEGGVPDGYTLDAQAVAAGATANCVVTHASSGNTSSFILHGT